From a region of the Enterobacter cancerogenus genome:
- a CDS encoding fumarylacetoacetate hydrolase family protein has protein sequence MYQHHNWQGALLDYPVSKVVCVGSNYAKHIQEMGSATPEEPVLFIKPETALCDIRQPLALPQGLGSVHHEVELAVLIGATLRQASEAHVEQAIAGYGVALDLTLRDVQGKMKKAGQPWEKAKGFDNACPISGFVPVSEFTDDPQNTPLSLKVNGEIRQQGTTADMIHKIVPLIAYMSRFFTLKPGDVILTGTPEGVGPLNGGDELEVSFNGLSLKTRVL, from the coding sequence ATGTATCAACATCATAACTGGCAAGGTGCATTACTGGATTATCCCGTGAGCAAAGTGGTCTGCGTGGGCAGCAACTATGCAAAACACATTCAGGAGATGGGCAGCGCCACGCCAGAAGAACCGGTGCTGTTTATTAAGCCTGAAACCGCGCTGTGCGACATTCGTCAGCCGCTGGCGCTGCCCCAGGGGCTGGGGTCGGTGCATCACGAAGTGGAGCTGGCCGTGCTGATTGGCGCAACGCTGCGTCAGGCTTCCGAAGCGCATGTGGAGCAGGCGATTGCCGGTTACGGCGTGGCGCTCGATCTGACCCTGCGCGACGTTCAGGGCAAGATGAAGAAAGCGGGGCAGCCGTGGGAAAAAGCCAAGGGCTTTGATAACGCCTGTCCGATATCCGGTTTTGTCCCGGTAAGCGAATTCACCGACGATCCGCAGAACACGCCGCTTAGCCTGAAGGTAAACGGCGAAATCCGCCAGCAGGGTACCACCGCAGATATGATCCACAAGATCGTTCCGCTGATCGCCTACATGAGCCGCTTCTTCACCCTGAAGCCGGGCGATGTGATTCTCACCGGCACGCCGGAAGGCGTTGGCCCGCTGAACGGTGGGGATGAACTCGAGGTCAGTTTTAACGGCCTGTCACTGAAAACCCGCGTACTGTAA
- a CDS encoding YcgN family cysteine cluster protein produces MNDIPFWQTKTLDDMTDAEWESLCDGCGQCCLHKLMDEDSDEIYFTNVACKQLNIKTCQCRNYERRFEYEPDCIKLTRENLPTFEWLPHTCAYRLLAEGHDLPKWHPLLTGSKAAMHGERISVRHIAVKESEVRDWEDHIMNHPNR; encoded by the coding sequence ATGAACGACATCCCTTTCTGGCAAACTAAAACGCTCGACGACATGACCGACGCAGAGTGGGAGTCGCTGTGTGACGGCTGCGGGCAGTGCTGCCTGCACAAGCTGATGGATGAGGATTCCGACGAAATTTACTTCACCAACGTCGCCTGTAAGCAGCTGAACATCAAAACCTGCCAGTGCCGCAACTACGAGCGCCGCTTCGAGTATGAGCCGGACTGCATCAAGTTAACCCGTGAAAACCTGCCCACCTTTGAGTGGCTGCCGCACACCTGCGCGTATCGCCTGCTGGCGGAAGGCCATGACCTGCCCAAATGGCATCCTTTACTGACCGGGTCGAAAGCGGCGATGCACGGCGAGCGTATCTCCGTACGGCACATCGCGGTGAAAGAGTCCGAGGTGCGCGACTGGGAAGACCACATTATGAATCATCCTAACCGTTGA
- the nhaB gene encoding Na(+)/H(+) antiporter NhaB encodes MEISYGRALWRNFLGQSPDWYKLTLLVFLVVNPVVFLVDPFVAGWLLVAEFIFTLAMALKCYPLLPGGLLAFEAVIIGMTSAEHVKEELASNLEVLLLLMFMVAGIYFMKQLLLFIFTRLLLSISSKTILSLAFCFAAAFLSAFLDALTVVAVVISVAVGFYGIYHRVASSQPEGDLHDDSDVDAQKREVLEQFRAFLRSLMMHAGVGTALGGVMTMVGEPQNLIIAKAAGWNFSEFFLRMAPVSVPVLVCGFVTCILLEKFRVFGYGAQLPEPVRRELQKFDQQSRSQRTRQDKLRLVAQGIIGLWLIAALAFHLAEVGLIGLSVIILATTFTGVTDEHAIGKAFTEALPFTALLTVFFAVVAVIIDQELFSPIIAYVLRAEADAQLTLFYLFNGLLSSISDNVFVGTVYINEAKAALQHGAINAEQFELLAVAINTGTNLPSVATPNGQAAFLFLLTSALAPLIRLSYGRMVWMALPYTLVLTLVGLLCVKITLIPYTQWLIQAGILAAH; translated from the coding sequence GTGGAAATCTCTTATGGCCGCGCGTTGTGGCGCAATTTTTTAGGCCAGTCGCCTGACTGGTACAAACTCACGCTGCTGGTATTTCTGGTTGTTAATCCTGTTGTGTTTCTGGTGGACCCGTTCGTAGCCGGGTGGTTGCTGGTGGCCGAGTTTATTTTCACTCTGGCGATGGCGCTGAAATGCTACCCGCTTCTGCCGGGTGGCCTGCTGGCGTTTGAAGCCGTCATCATCGGCATGACCAGCGCTGAACACGTTAAAGAAGAGCTCGCATCAAACCTGGAGGTGCTCCTCCTTCTGATGTTTATGGTGGCCGGGATCTACTTTATGAAACAGCTTCTGCTGTTTATTTTCACCCGACTGCTGTTAAGCATCTCCTCCAAAACGATCCTTTCGCTGGCCTTTTGCTTCGCGGCGGCCTTCCTGTCCGCCTTCCTGGATGCACTGACGGTCGTCGCGGTGGTGATTAGCGTCGCCGTTGGCTTCTACGGTATTTATCACCGGGTGGCGTCTTCACAACCGGAAGGCGACCTGCACGATGACAGCGACGTCGATGCCCAGAAGCGCGAAGTGCTGGAACAGTTCCGCGCGTTTCTGCGCAGCCTGATGATGCACGCGGGCGTCGGGACAGCATTAGGCGGCGTGATGACCATGGTGGGCGAACCGCAAAACCTGATCATCGCCAAGGCGGCGGGCTGGAATTTCAGCGAATTCTTCCTGCGAATGGCCCCGGTAAGCGTCCCGGTGCTGGTCTGCGGTTTTGTCACCTGCATACTTCTGGAGAAATTCCGCGTCTTTGGCTATGGCGCCCAGCTTCCTGAGCCGGTTCGCCGCGAGCTGCAAAAATTTGACCAGCAAAGCCGCAGCCAGCGCACGCGTCAGGATAAATTGCGTCTGGTGGCACAAGGGATTATCGGCCTTTGGCTTATCGCCGCGCTGGCGTTCCATCTCGCGGAAGTCGGCTTGATCGGTTTGTCGGTGATTATTCTGGCGACCACATTCACCGGCGTCACCGACGAGCATGCTATCGGCAAAGCCTTTACCGAGGCACTGCCGTTCACCGCCCTGCTGACCGTATTTTTTGCGGTCGTGGCGGTGATTATCGATCAGGAATTGTTCTCCCCGATTATCGCCTACGTTCTGAGGGCAGAAGCGGATGCGCAATTGACCTTGTTCTACCTGTTCAACGGGCTACTCTCGTCCATCTCCGATAACGTATTTGTCGGGACGGTGTACATCAACGAGGCAAAAGCGGCGCTGCAACACGGGGCCATCAACGCTGAACAGTTCGAACTGCTGGCCGTGGCTATCAATACCGGCACCAACCTGCCGTCGGTAGCAACCCCTAACGGGCAGGCCGCATTCCTGTTCCTGCTGACCTCCGCCCTCGCGCCACTCATACGACTTTCGTATGGCCGAATGGTGTGGATGGCGCTGCCTTACACGCTGGTGCTGACGCTTGTCGGGTTGCTATGCGTCAAAATTACCCTCATTCCCTATACGCAGTGGTTAATACAAGCGGGTATACTGGCCGCGCACTAA
- the dsbB gene encoding disulfide bond formation protein DsbB: MLRFLNQCSRGRGAWLLMALTAFALEMVALWFQHVMGLKPCVLCIYERCALFGIMGAGLVGAIAPKTPLRYVGIAIWLYSAWKGIELSWQHTVMQLHPSPFMTCDFAARFPSWLPLDKWLPQVFVASGDCSVRQWEFLTLEMPQWLVGIFVAYFVVALLVLIAQPFKPKKRDLFGR; the protein is encoded by the coding sequence ATGTTGAGATTTTTAAACCAGTGCTCTCGCGGTCGCGGAGCGTGGTTACTGATGGCCCTGACCGCCTTTGCGCTGGAAATGGTCGCGCTGTGGTTCCAGCACGTCATGGGGCTTAAACCCTGCGTGCTGTGCATCTACGAACGCTGCGCACTGTTCGGCATTATGGGCGCAGGCCTGGTGGGTGCGATTGCCCCGAAAACGCCGCTGCGCTATGTCGGGATCGCCATCTGGCTGTACAGTGCCTGGAAAGGGATTGAGCTTTCCTGGCAGCACACCGTGATGCAGCTGCACCCATCACCGTTTATGACCTGTGATTTTGCCGCCCGCTTCCCGAGCTGGCTGCCGCTGGATAAATGGCTGCCGCAGGTGTTTGTGGCATCCGGTGACTGCTCCGTTCGTCAGTGGGAGTTCCTGACGCTGGAGATGCCGCAGTGGCTGGTGGGTATTTTTGTCGCCTACTTCGTGGTTGCGCTGCTGGTGCTGATTGCACAGCCGTTCAAGCCTAAAAAACGCGATCTCTTTGGGCGCTAA